One window of Prionailurus bengalensis isolate Pbe53 chromosome B1, Fcat_Pben_1.1_paternal_pri, whole genome shotgun sequence genomic DNA carries:
- the DOK2 gene encoding docking protein 2 has translation MEEVAVKQGPLYLLQQQTFGKKWRRFGAMLYGESGCALARLELQEGPEKPRRGEAARRVIRLSDCLRVAEAGGEASSPRDTSAFFLETKERLYLLAAPAAERSDWMQAICLLAFPGQRKELLGPTRKGSWPCMEENELYSSTTAAAPRKEFSVTMRPTEASERCRLRGSYTLRAGESALELWGGPELGTKLYEWPYRFLRRFGRDKVTFSFEAGRRCVSGEGNFEFETRQGNEIFLALEEAISAQKNSAPPGPQTQPATVPAVLPRPESPYSRPHDSLPPPSPTTPVPTTRPRGPEGEYAVPFDAVARNLGKSFRGILAVPPQSPVDPLYDSIEEHPAPQPDHIYDEPEGVAALSLYDSPQEPQGEAWRRQASAHRDTSSLQHVYPAGQDFSASGWPQGTEYDNVVLKKGAK, from the exons ATGGAAGAAGTGGCAGTGAAGCAGGGCCCCCTGTATCTTCTGCAGCAGCAGACTTTTGGAAAG AAATGGCGCCGGTTTGGGGCTATGCTGTATGGAGAGTCAGGCTGCGCCTTGGCCCGGTTGGAGCTCCAGGAGGGCCCTGAGAAGCCACGCCGGGGAGAGGCCGCCAGGAGGGTGATTCGCCTCAGTGACTGCCTACGGGTGGCTGAGGCCGGCGGGGAGGCCAGCAGCCCCCGGGACACCAGCGCCTTCTTCCTGGAGACCAAGGAACGCCTGTACCTGCTGGCAGCCCCCGCTGCAGAGCGCAGTGACTGGATGCAGGCCATCTGCCTCTTGGCCTTCCCT GGCCAGAGGAAGGAGCTGCTGGGGCCGACGAGGAAGGGCAGCTGGCCCTGCATGGAGGAGAATGAACTGTACAGCAGCACGACTGCAG CAGCCCCCCGCAAGGAGTTCTCTGTGACCATGAGACCCACAGAAGCCAGCGAGAGGTGCCGGCTCCGGGGATCCTATACCCTGCGGGCTGGAGAGAGTGCACTGGAGCTGTGGGGTGGCCCTGAGCTGGGCACCAAGTTGTATGAGTGGCCTTACAGGTTCCTGAGGCGCTTTGGGCGGGACAAG GTAACCTTTTCCTTTGAGGCAGGCCGGCGTTGTGTCTCTGGAGAGGGCAATTTTGAGTTTGAAACTCGGCAAGGCAATGAGATCTTCTTGGCTCTGGAAGAGGCCATCTCTGCCCAGAAGAACAGTGCCCCTCCTGGGCCCCAAACCCAGCCAGCCACAGTCCCTGCGGTGCTGCCCCGGCCAGAAAGCCCCTACTCCCGGCCCCACGACTCACTGCCACCTCCGTCACCGACCACTCCAGTCCCCACCACCCGGCCGCGGGGCCCAGAGGGGGAATATGCGGTGCCCTTCGATGCAGTAGCTCGTAACCTGGGGAAAAGCTTCAGGGGTATCCTGGCGGTTCCTCCCCAGTCCCCAGTGGACCCTCTGTATGACAGCATTGAGGAGCACCCGGCCCCACAGCCCGACCACATATACGATGAGCCCGAGGGAGTGGCTGCCCTATCCCTGTATGACAGCCCACAGGAGCCGCAGGGTgaagcctggaggaggcaggcctCAGCTCACAGGGACACCAGCAGCCTCCAGCACGTCTACCCAGCAGGGCAGGACTTTTCTGCGTCTGGTTGGCCACAGGGAACAGAGTATGACAATGTTGTACTTAAGAAAGGCGCTAAGTGA